One Falco biarmicus isolate bFalBia1 chromosome 9, bFalBia1.pri, whole genome shotgun sequence genomic region harbors:
- the SET gene encoding protein SET — MSAPAAKVSKKELNSNHDGADETSEKEQQEAIEHIDEVQNEIDRLNEQASEEILKVEQKYNKLRQPFFQKRSELIAKIPNFWVTTFVNHPQVSALLGEEDEEALHYLTRVEVTEFEDIKSGYRIDFYFDENPYFENKVLSKEFHLNESGDPSSKSTEIKWKSGKDLTKRSSQTQNKASRKRQHEEPESFFTWFTDHSDAGADELGEVIKDDIWPNPLQYYLVPDMDDEEGEGEEDDDDDEEEEGLEDIDEEGDEDEGEEDEDDDEGEEGEEDEGEDD; from the exons ATGTCGGCGCCGGCGGCCAAAGTCAGTAAGAAGGAGCTGAACTCCAACCACGATGGGGCTGACGAGACCTCAG aaaaagagcaACAGGAAGCAATTGAACACATTGATGAAGTACAGAATGAAATAGACAG ACTGAATGAACAAGCCAGTGAGGAAATTTTGAAAGTAGAACAGAAATACAACAAACTCCGCCAACCATTCTTCCAGAAGAGGTCAGAATTGATCGCCAAAATCCCAAATTTCTGGGTAACAACATTTGTCAACCACCCACAAG TATCTGCACTGCTGGGAGAAGAAGATGAGGAAGCACTGCATTATTTGACCAGAGTTGAGGTGACAGAATTTGAAGACATCAAATCAGGTTACAGAATAGATTTT TATTTTGATGAGAATCcatactttgaaaataaagttcTCTCCAAAGAGTTTCACCTCAATGAAAGTGGAGACCCATCTTCAAAATCAACTGAGATCAAATGGAAATCTGGGAAG GATCTGACAAAACGTTCAAGCCAGACACAGAACAAAGCCAGTAGGAAGAGGCAGCATGAAGAGCCAGAAAGCTTCTTTACCTGGTTCACTGACCATTCTGATGCAGGGGCTGACGAACTAGGAGAAGTCATCAAGGATGACATTTGGCCAAATCCACTACAGTACTACTTG GTTCCTGATATGGATGatgaggaaggggagggagaggaggatgatgatgatgatgaagaggaagaaggattGGAGGATATTGACGAAGAAGGAGATGAAGACGAGGGGGAGgaagatgaagatgatgatgagggagaggagggagag GAGGATGAAGGAGAAGATGACTAA